A portion of the Luxibacter massiliensis genome contains these proteins:
- a CDS encoding flagellar biosynthetic protein FliR, whose protein sequence is MPISDTAQLTLFTLILMRMSGFILLNPILGRRNIPGIVKSGLIIVLTLAVYSFSAEQAFVIESTIEYGFLLIKEFAAGYVIGFVTELFFFIISFAGYIIDFQLGLSMATVYDPQSNSQIAVTGTIYQAFFVLLFFALDGHLALMQILLTSAEIVPYGGILITENVSLRVIDIFLQCVEMGIKFSLPILAAEFFVEIGVGILNKVVPQISIFVINIQLKIIVGLGLLVILFSPMSEYVDKIITTMIKTLQGILTFL, encoded by the coding sequence ATGCCGATTAGCGATACTGCACAGCTGACCTTATTTACCCTGATTTTAATGAGGATGTCTGGCTTTATATTATTAAACCCCATATTAGGGAGAAGAAATATACCTGGGATTGTAAAATCTGGCCTGATTATTGTTCTGACATTGGCAGTCTACTCTTTTTCAGCGGAACAGGCATTTGTGATAGAAAGTACGATAGAATACGGCTTTTTATTGATAAAAGAATTTGCTGCAGGCTATGTAATCGGATTTGTTACTGAGCTGTTTTTTTTTATAATAAGTTTTGCCGGGTATATTATAGATTTTCAGCTTGGCCTTTCTATGGCCACTGTCTATGATCCTCAGAGCAATTCACAGATTGCCGTGACTGGTACTATATACCAGGCCTTTTTTGTTCTCTTATTTTTTGCCCTGGATGGCCACCTGGCGCTGATGCAGATTCTTCTGACATCTGCTGAGATTGTACCTTATGGGGGGATACTGATAACAGAGAACGTGAGCCTGAGAGTGATAGATATATTTCTCCAATGCGTAGAAATGGGGATTAAGTTTTCTCTTCCGATTCTCGCAGCAGAGTTTTTTGTGGAGATAGGGGTTGGAATACTGAATAAGGTTGTACCGCAAATTAGTATATTTGTTATTAATATTCAATTGAAAATAATTGTCGGCCTGGGGTTACTGGTAATTTTGTTCTCTCCTATGAGTGAGTATGTGGATAAAATTATCACAACTATGATAAAGACGCTCCAGGGCATACTGACATTTCTATAA
- the fliQ gene encoding flagellar biosynthesis protein FliQ — protein MTNGEVLDLMYEVFVMAVQLAGPMLIISMFVGILISIIQAATQIHEQTITFVPKLLVIGLILVFTGGTMLQTLQDFTIRIFELIQG, from the coding sequence ATGACAAACGGAGAAGTTCTGGATTTGATGTATGAGGTGTTTGTGATGGCAGTCCAGCTCGCAGGGCCGATGTTAATTATCAGTATGTTTGTGGGAATCTTGATATCTATCATACAGGCGGCCACACAGATACATGAGCAGACCATTACCTTTGTGCCGAAGCTCCTTGTGATAGGGCTTATACTTGTGTTTACAGGAGGCACTATGCTGCAGACTCTGCAGGATTTTACAATCAGGATTTTTGAGCTGATACAAGGTTAA
- the fliP gene encoding flagellar type III secretion system pore protein FliP (The bacterial flagellar biogenesis protein FliP forms a type III secretion system (T3SS)-type pore required for flagellar assembly.) — translation MLTIIALLPSILVMVTSFTRTIIILSFLRNALGIQQTPPNIVLIGISLFLTLFIMDPVIKDINTNAYTPYKNQEITQEEALDRAQVPLKDFMLKNTETSALNLFTEMSGTEQVENVEELPMTVIIPSFMTSELKRGFVAGFLIFIPFLLIDIIVSSTLMSMGMMMLPPAMISLPFKLLLFVTVDGWELLFSSIVKSFQW, via the coding sequence ATGCTTACAATCATCGCACTTCTGCCCTCTATTCTTGTCATGGTGACATCTTTCACGAGGACAATTATTATTCTGTCATTTCTGAGAAATGCCCTTGGGATCCAGCAGACTCCGCCTAATATAGTTTTGATTGGAATTTCTTTATTTTTGACCTTGTTCATTATGGATCCTGTAATCAAGGATATTAATACAAATGCATATACACCCTACAAGAACCAGGAAATTACCCAGGAGGAAGCGCTTGACCGCGCCCAGGTTCCACTGAAGGATTTTATGCTTAAGAATACGGAGACAAGTGCGCTGAACCTGTTTACAGAGATGTCCGGTACTGAGCAGGTGGAGAACGTGGAAGAGCTTCCTATGACAGTCATTATCCCGTCCTTTATGACAAGCGAATTAAAGCGGGGGTTTGTAGCAGGCTTTTTGATTTTTATCCCATTTTTGCTGATTGATATTATTGTATCCAGTACACTGATGTCTATGGGAATGATGATGCTCCCTCCTGCAATGATCTCTTTGCCCTTTAAGCTGCTTTTATTTGTGACAGTAGACGGCTGGGAATTATTATTCTCATCCATAGTAAAAAGTTTCCAATGGTGA
- the fliO gene encoding flagellar biosynthetic protein FliO, which translates to MWRVLITFVAAALIIYLSYLFSRYVGKGVNKNSSSRYMRLLDQIAVGQDRHIAVIQVGGKYLLVGITAGQVNVLAELQDDELFPLSPESGESGTKAPDFKAIMGKLGEIGKKGR; encoded by the coding sequence ATGTGGAGAGTGCTTATTACCTTTGTCGCAGCAGCGCTTATTATTTATCTGAGCTACCTGTTCAGCAGATATGTTGGGAAGGGAGTAAATAAAAACAGCAGTTCGCGCTATATGCGGCTGCTCGACCAGATTGCAGTGGGCCAGGACAGGCATATTGCGGTTATACAGGTCGGGGGGAAATATCTGCTTGTCGGAATTACAGCGGGCCAGGTAAATGTCCTGGCTGAGCTTCAGGATGACGAACTTTTCCCATTGTCGCCAGAGTCGGGAGAGTCAGGGACGAAAGCGCCGGATTTCAAGGCGATTATGGGGAAATTAGGAGAAATTGGTAAGAAGGGGAGGTAG
- the fliN gene encoding flagellar motor switch protein FliN yields the protein MGSNCFSTLEIDAIGEILNISLGASATAVSTMLNARVDITTPIVNVVTKEEFKMDKVEPAVGVEITYVSGLEGKNVMLLKRHDVKVIVEMLMGMEIADEEFELNEMNISAVCEVMNQMMGASSTALSEFLGRMVNISTPISFEVKNEEEFIDKYFVDGNPKVVVGFTLKIDDKLESEFYNVMPIELAKGLVKGFLPDEAIVDVSGNQAEEAPAPAPVQEAASEKKEEAPQGGGTLSQEEIERLLNGDIGGDSPAAPQGTQPAQAAAEAMPQGTVQPQMEAAAPTQAPAGAAAMPVQPGVGQDMSMMQMQMMQQMMQQMQAMQQELEARRKEPDPKLINVQPAARPNLSQSRDIVLEGEQEENMELIMGVPLEISVEIGRTQKLVKDILDFTKGSLVVLDKLAGEQVDLFVNGQCIAKGDVVVVEDNFGIRITEIMKVNFAVLE from the coding sequence ATGGGTTCTAATTGTTTTAGTACATTGGAAATAGATGCGATAGGCGAAATCCTCAATATCAGCCTTGGAGCATCTGCGACAGCGGTTTCCACAATGCTGAATGCCAGGGTAGACATCACGACACCTATCGTAAATGTTGTAACCAAAGAAGAATTTAAGATGGATAAAGTGGAACCGGCAGTCGGCGTTGAGATTACCTACGTATCAGGCCTGGAGGGCAAGAACGTCATGCTCCTTAAACGGCATGACGTGAAGGTAATCGTAGAGATGCTGATGGGCATGGAGATCGCAGACGAAGAGTTCGAATTAAATGAGATGAATATCAGTGCAGTCTGTGAAGTCATGAACCAGATGATGGGGGCGTCCTCCACTGCATTGTCAGAATTTTTAGGGCGTATGGTCAATATTTCTACTCCTATTTCTTTTGAAGTAAAGAATGAGGAAGAATTTATTGATAAATATTTCGTCGACGGGAACCCTAAAGTAGTAGTAGGGTTTACTTTGAAAATTGATGATAAGCTGGAAAGTGAATTCTACAATGTAATGCCAATAGAGCTGGCCAAGGGATTGGTGAAAGGATTCCTTCCAGATGAGGCCATTGTGGATGTGTCTGGGAATCAGGCAGAAGAAGCGCCTGCGCCTGCCCCGGTACAGGAAGCGGCCAGTGAAAAGAAGGAAGAAGCACCCCAGGGAGGAGGAACACTTTCCCAGGAGGAAATCGAGAGGCTGCTAAATGGAGATATAGGTGGAGACAGTCCGGCGGCGCCTCAGGGCACACAGCCGGCCCAAGCTGCGGCGGAGGCTATGCCTCAGGGCACAGTTCAGCCACAGATGGAAGCAGCAGCGCCCACACAGGCGCCGGCAGGTGCGGCGGCAATGCCAGTCCAACCCGGAGTGGGACAGGATATGTCCATGATGCAGATGCAGATGATGCAGCAGATGATGCAGCAGATGCAGGCCATGCAGCAGGAGCTGGAGGCAAGGAGAAAAGAACCAGATCCCAAGCTGATTAATGTTCAGCCTGCGGCCAGGCCTAATTTAAGCCAGAGCAGGGACATTGTGCTGGAAGGTGAACAGGAAGAGAACATGGAACTGATCATGGGAGTTCCCCTTGAAATTTCAGTAGAAATAGGACGTACCCAGAAATTGGTTAAAGATATATTAGACTTTACAAAGGGGTCTCTTGTGGTTCTCGATAAGCTGGCAGGGGAGCAGGTGGATCTGTTTGTAAATGGACAATGTATTGCAAAAGGCGATGTAGTAGTTGTTGAGGACAACTTTGGTATCAGAATTACAGAGATCATGAAGGTTAATTTTGCCGTATTAGAATAA
- the flgC gene encoding flagellar basal body rod protein FlgC gives MSFLNSFDISASGMTAQRQRLDIAAENISNINTTRTDSGGAYRRKMVVLEEKPSTSFRSEFNSRLSGKTSEKGGVQVSQILEDQSDLNPVYNPEHPDADENGYVMMPNVDLVKETVDGMSATRSYEANITAFNAIKLMAQKALEIGK, from the coding sequence ATGTCTTTTTTAAATTCATTTGATATCAGCGCGTCAGGCATGACGGCGCAGAGGCAGAGGCTGGATATTGCAGCCGAGAATATATCTAATATTAATACGACAAGGACGGACAGCGGCGGTGCATATAGAAGGAAGATGGTGGTGCTGGAGGAGAAGCCGTCTACTTCCTTCCGTTCAGAGTTTAACAGCCGGTTGAGTGGGAAAACCTCGGAAAAGGGAGGGGTACAGGTTTCTCAGATCCTGGAGGATCAAAGCGACCTGAATCCGGTATATAACCCTGAGCATCCAGATGCAGATGAGAATGGTTATGTTATGATGCCCAATGTAGACCTTGTGAAAGAGACTGTTGACGGGATGTCTGCGACCAGATCATATGAGGCTAACATTACAGCTTTCAATGCAATTAAACTTATGGCACAGAAGGCACTGGAGATTGGAAAATAG
- a CDS encoding response regulator, which yields MAKILLVDDAAFMRMMLKTTLTQAGYTDLLEAEDGVQAVETYNAEKPDLVFMDITMPNKDGLETLKEIKASDPNATIVMCSAMGQEAMVMESIKSGAKDFIVKPFKPERILSTVKKILG from the coding sequence ATGGCAAAAATATTATTAGTAGATGACGCAGCGTTTATGAGGATGATGCTAAAGACCACCCTGACACAGGCGGGATATACAGATCTGCTGGAAGCAGAGGATGGAGTGCAGGCAGTGGAGACCTATAATGCGGAGAAGCCGGATCTTGTTTTTATGGATATTACCATGCCTAACAAAGATGGACTGGAAACACTCAAAGAGATTAAAGCCAGTGACCCTAATGCCACAATCGTGATGTGTTCTGCAATGGGGCAGGAGGCCATGGTTATGGAATCTATCAAATCAGGGGCAAAGGATTTTATCGTAAAGCCTTTTAAGCCTGAGCGTATTTTATCAACTGTCAAAAAGATTCTGGGTTAA
- a CDS encoding flagellar motor switch protein FliM — protein MADVLSQSQIDALLSSMQNAEAESVAEEPKKPKQKYRKYDFYSPKKYTKDKLKMLHSIYDNYARIATSQINGLFRVASEVEVLGVEEQRYYEFGNALNETDVITLANVELQDHSKNPPMLLHIAPTLMGSMIDRMLGGTGTDLTVDMSYQYTDIELALYEKIIKYLVGITTDVWAAYIKVNTQFDRVEENPSMFQGISVDETVVIIMMKIQMGEIEGAMNICIPGTLLGNMFDIIDKTKHLADKGNQMQEKDSREEIMGSIKESRMDVMAQLGVARLNLDDVYNLHVGDVIDLNKTQDSPVALHVAGQPWFIGQLGVHNKNIAVKIEERVEAPKNDMAV, from the coding sequence ATGGCAGATGTACTATCACAAAGCCAGATAGATGCATTACTGAGTTCAATGCAGAATGCAGAAGCAGAAAGTGTGGCGGAGGAGCCGAAAAAGCCAAAACAAAAATACAGGAAGTATGATTTCTACAGTCCTAAGAAATATACCAAGGATAAGCTGAAAATGCTTCACAGTATTTATGATAATTATGCGAGAATTGCGACTTCACAGATTAATGGTTTATTTCGTGTGGCCAGTGAGGTGGAGGTTTTGGGCGTTGAGGAGCAGCGGTACTATGAGTTTGGAAATGCGCTGAATGAGACGGATGTAATTACGCTAGCGAATGTAGAATTACAGGATCATTCTAAGAATCCGCCTATGCTTTTGCATATTGCGCCCACCCTGATGGGTTCTATGATAGACCGTATGCTGGGAGGGACAGGAACGGATTTGACAGTAGACATGTCATATCAATATACAGATATTGAGCTTGCTTTATATGAGAAAATTATTAAATATCTGGTAGGGATTACCACCGATGTATGGGCAGCCTATATTAAGGTTAACACACAGTTTGACCGCGTGGAGGAAAATCCAAGCATGTTTCAGGGCATCAGTGTGGACGAGACAGTAGTGATTATTATGATGAAGATCCAGATGGGCGAAATAGAAGGGGCCATGAACATTTGTATACCGGGAACATTGCTGGGGAATATGTTTGATATTATTGATAAAACAAAGCACCTGGCAGACAAAGGGAACCAGATGCAGGAGAAGGACAGCCGGGAAGAAATTATGGGCAGCATAAAAGAATCCAGGATGGACGTGATGGCTCAGCTTGGAGTTGCCAGGCTGAATCTGGACGATGTGTATAATCTTCACGTAGGGGATGTCATTGACCTGAATAAGACGCAGGATTCACCAGTTGCTCTCCATGTTGCAGGCCAGCCATGGTTTATCGGCCAGCTGGGCGTACATAACAAAAATATAGCGGTGAAGATTGAGGAACGTGTGGAAGCCCCTAAGAATGATATGGCGGTATAA
- a CDS encoding OmpA/MotB family protein, whose product MKKRNKTPESGASWMDTYGDMVTLLLCFFVLLYSISSVDQAKWEMIVRSFNPDADKVSQIVTTDTLEGDQDVPGGFVEGDEINTFDELYENLKQSIEEAQLSAQVELFKGDGYTFVTFRDNVFFDGDSSIIKDEGKQILDQFANAISGAKDSIKEIQVLGHTTQADPAVQNDVESDRVLSAERAARVTAYIQNKSLVSPEKLVSVGYGQFRPIAPFDTPENRAKNRRVELLITKSDSVEHSLEEYYEEMNK is encoded by the coding sequence ATGAAGAAGAGGAATAAGACCCCAGAGTCAGGCGCCAGTTGGATGGATACTTATGGCGATATGGTGACGCTGCTTTTATGTTTTTTCGTGCTTTTGTATTCTATTTCCAGTGTGGATCAGGCCAAGTGGGAGATGATTGTCAGGAGCTTCAATCCTGATGCTGATAAGGTATCTCAGATAGTAACTACAGATACTTTAGAGGGGGATCAGGATGTTCCGGGAGGGTTTGTGGAAGGCGATGAGATAAATACCTTTGACGAACTCTATGAGAATTTGAAGCAGTCTATTGAAGAGGCACAATTATCTGCCCAGGTAGAATTATTCAAGGGAGACGGTTATACGTTTGTTACATTTCGGGATAATGTGTTCTTTGATGGTGATAGTTCCATTATCAAGGATGAGGGAAAGCAAATCCTGGATCAGTTTGCCAATGCTATTTCCGGCGCCAAGGATTCTATTAAGGAGATACAGGTATTGGGACATACCACCCAGGCAGACCCAGCTGTACAAAATGATGTGGAATCAGACCGTGTCCTGTCGGCAGAGAGAGCGGCGAGAGTAACAGCTTATATCCAAAATAAGAGCCTGGTATCTCCAGAGAAGCTAGTATCAGTAGGATATGGGCAGTTCAGGCCCATTGCCCCCTTTGATACGCCGGAGAACAGGGCCAAGAACCGGAGAGTTGAACTGCTGATTACAAAGTCTGATTCAGTGGAGCACAGCCTGGAAGAATATTATGAGGAAATGAACAAGTAA
- a CDS encoding motility protein A gives MDLTSIIGIVVGMVLIITVGIGPDKLMNFVDIPSIAITVGGTLASVVASYPFSMLKTTIKHMKILVQGNRYDVGALIDILVDMAQLARKNGLLALEEKANEIDDMFFRQGIMLIVDATEPEEVRNMLENELDSMSQRHEEACGLYEKASSYAPAFGMIGTLVGLVNMLKEMDMDSGSASGIGPAMGTALITTFYGCILANVFFMPIAKKLRIRNEEELLYKQLMIEGILAIQSGDNPKFLREKLATYLAQKDRAKIIDSEGGGEQTAAKGKKPKKEKAKKK, from the coding sequence GTGGATTTGACTAGTATTATTGGTATTGTAGTTGGTATGGTGCTGATCATAACAGTAGGTATAGGCCCGGATAAGCTGATGAACTTCGTAGACATTCCGAGTATTGCCATTACGGTAGGCGGTACATTGGCCTCTGTTGTTGCCAGTTATCCATTTAGTATGCTTAAGACAACCATAAAGCATATGAAGATTTTAGTTCAGGGCAACCGCTATGATGTGGGGGCGCTTATAGACATTTTGGTAGATATGGCACAGCTGGCCAGGAAAAATGGACTGCTGGCCTTGGAAGAAAAGGCCAATGAGATAGATGATATGTTTTTTCGGCAGGGAATTATGCTGATCGTAGACGCCACGGAGCCGGAAGAGGTGAGGAACATGCTGGAGAACGAGCTGGACAGTATGTCCCAGAGGCATGAGGAGGCCTGCGGCCTTTATGAAAAGGCATCATCCTATGCGCCGGCCTTTGGTATGATTGGTACTCTTGTAGGTCTGGTAAACATGCTGAAAGAGATGGACATGGACAGCGGAAGTGCAAGCGGCATAGGGCCGGCCATGGGTACAGCCTTGATTACCACCTTTTACGGGTGTATTCTGGCCAATGTGTTTTTTATGCCCATCGCCAAAAAGCTAAGAATCAGGAATGAGGAGGAACTCCTGTACAAACAGCTGATGATAGAGGGGATTTTGGCAATACAGTCAGGAGATAACCCTAAGTTCCTGAGAGAAAAACTGGCTACATATCTGGCACAGAAAGATAGGGCAAAAATTATAGATTCTGAGGGCGGCGGTGAGCAGACAGCCGCGAAGGGTAAGAAACCGAAGAAAGAAAAAGCGAAGAAGAAATAG
- a CDS encoding flagellar FlbD family protein: MIMLTKLNNEKIVLNSAQIEMVELIPESKIVMMNGKFYIVKETAEEIIEKTIEYNGKIHCYRENR, encoded by the coding sequence ATGATTATGCTGACAAAATTAAATAATGAAAAGATTGTGTTAAACAGTGCCCAAATTGAGATGGTGGAGTTGATACCAGAGTCAAAAATTGTTATGATGAATGGAAAGTTTTACATCGTAAAAGAGACAGCCGAAGAGATAATAGAGAAAACAATCGAGTACAATGGGAAAATACATTGCTACCGTGAAAATAGATAG
- a CDS encoding flagellar hook-basal body complex protein — translation MVRSMIAGVAGLKTHQSKLDVIGNNIANVNTWGYKSSSFNFQDSMYSTSINGSAGSALGGGAGGRNASQVGYGVTTGSIMPSYTTGAPSPSSDPLDCMIDGTGFFLVGNMVNGSFQDVESSGLNLSRVGIFRVDGNGYLVDDQRSYVYGYALVDGTGIPEKPATKSQYDIAGAEVTATNNNGTWDVTIGGVTIQSNNANLEDQVNDWIKSVTAAGGQYEGYNISLNEYNDGANPMTVDLTFTGKTAGVDNNANKPNAGNWGAAATSTVVSSGSARVPGVAAQYSDELSTIQIPVDPDTNQQYNIQSYKINEDGTIVGVDEQNRTIAIGQIALVTVENPNGLEKTDGYYYTIGPNAGTTEAIKPNGGPAGSILGNYLEMANVDLANEFSQMITTQRGYQANSKIITVTDQMLEELVNMKR, via the coding sequence ATGGTCAGATCGATGATTGCAGGAGTCGCAGGACTCAAAACACATCAGTCAAAGCTGGATGTAATTGGTAACAATATTGCAAATGTAAATACATGGGGATATAAATCTTCCAGTTTTAATTTTCAGGATTCTATGTATTCTACTTCAATCAATGGCTCAGCAGGAAGTGCCCTGGGAGGAGGGGCCGGCGGCCGTAACGCGTCCCAGGTTGGATATGGAGTAACCACAGGATCCATCATGCCCTCTTATACGACAGGGGCGCCCTCACCGTCATCAGATCCTCTGGACTGCATGATTGACGGTACTGGCTTTTTCCTTGTGGGGAATATGGTCAACGGAAGTTTCCAGGATGTAGAGAGTTCCGGCCTGAATCTCTCAAGAGTAGGTATCTTCAGGGTGGATGGTAACGGATATCTGGTAGATGACCAGCGCAGCTATGTGTATGGCTATGCCCTGGTGGACGGCACGGGCATTCCAGAGAAGCCGGCAACCAAGTCGCAGTATGATATTGCAGGGGCAGAGGTAACGGCTACTAATAACAATGGTACTTGGGACGTGACTATTGGCGGTGTAACAATCCAGTCCAATAATGCAAACCTTGAAGATCAGGTAAATGACTGGATTAAAAGTGTAACTGCGGCTGGCGGCCAGTATGAAGGATATAATATTAGCCTGAATGAATATAATGACGGCGCGAATCCCATGACAGTTGACTTGACCTTTACAGGCAAAACAGCCGGAGTGGATAATAATGCCAACAAGCCGAATGCAGGCAATTGGGGTGCTGCTGCAACCAGTACTGTGGTAAGCTCAGGGTCTGCCCGGGTGCCGGGGGTAGCGGCCCAATATTCAGATGAGTTATCCACAATCCAGATCCCCGTTGATCCGGATACAAACCAGCAGTATAATATCCAGAGTTATAAAATCAATGAGGATGGAACTATTGTAGGTGTGGATGAGCAGAACCGTACAATTGCAATAGGACAGATCGCGCTGGTTACGGTAGAGAATCCCAACGGCCTGGAAAAGACAGACGGATATTACTATACGATTGGCCCTAATGCTGGAACTACAGAGGCAATCAAGCCAAACGGCGGCCCTGCGGGAAGCATCCTGGGAAACTACTTGGAGATGGCAAACGTGGACCTGGCAAACGAGTTCTCCCAGATGATCACCACACAGAGGGGATACCAGGCGAATTCCAAGATTATCACAGTGACAGACCAGATGCTCGAAGAGCTTGTAAATATGAAACGGTAA
- a CDS encoding TIGR02530 family flagellar biosynthesis protein, translating to MSKINQITNASALQLKHAAAQTKTNVQFGDLLQKELSRQQSVQFSKHAAQRVQERGIEMTDNLLDNLNQAVSKARDKGAKDVVIIGENGAFIVNVPNNVVVTTMSGKEMRDNIFTNIDSAVLM from the coding sequence ATGAGTAAGATTAATCAAATTACAAATGCCAGTGCACTGCAGCTTAAGCATGCGGCGGCACAGACAAAAACCAACGTACAGTTTGGGGATTTGCTGCAGAAAGAGCTCAGCAGGCAGCAGAGTGTACAGTTCTCAAAACATGCGGCCCAGAGGGTGCAGGAGCGTGGAATAGAGATGACAGACAATCTTCTTGATAACCTTAACCAGGCAGTCTCAAAAGCCAGGGATAAGGGGGCAAAGGATGTAGTCATCATTGGTGAGAACGGAGCATTTATCGTAAATGTCCCTAACAATGTAGTAGTTACGACAATGTCGGGAAAAGAAATGAGAGACAATATATTCACAAATATAGACAGTGCTGTCCTGATGTAA
- a CDS encoding flagellar hook capping FlgD N-terminal domain-containing protein has product MAGVSEVDGFGKSQVYNDLLSTQTSAVADNSTMTMDDFWQLLAAQLQYQDMTNPMSNSEMMSQMTQMATMNTMNSVSNAISNFAVVTNNLSQVTLTSYSTSLLGREVTVATLDNNGEVIGEKKGVITGIDLTGSQSVYIDGAKYSLSQIMSVGEIPKKEDETDKEDGGTGEGEDKVPEEDPT; this is encoded by the coding sequence ATGGCAGGTGTAAGTGAAGTAGATGGATTTGGAAAGAGCCAGGTGTATAACGACCTTCTGTCCACGCAGACCAGCGCAGTCGCGGACAACAGCACCATGACAATGGATGATTTCTGGCAGCTTCTGGCGGCGCAGCTTCAGTACCAGGACATGACAAATCCCATGAGCAACAGTGAGATGATGAGCCAGATGACACAGATGGCTACGATGAATACGATGAATTCTGTATCCAATGCCATCTCAAACTTTGCAGTTGTAACAAATAACCTTTCTCAGGTCACTTTGACCAGCTATTCTACAAGTTTGCTGGGAAGAGAAGTAACAGTGGCAACTCTGGATAACAATGGGGAAGTCATTGGGGAGAAGAAGGGCGTGATTACAGGGATCGACCTTACAGGTTCACAGTCTGTGTACATCGACGGTGCGAAATATAGCTTAAGCCAGATTATGAGTGTGGGTGAAATTCCTAAGAAGGAAGATGAAACAGACAAAGAAGACGGCGGCACCGGGGAAGGTGAGGATAAGGTACCGGAGGAAGATCCTACATAG